In Electrophorus electricus isolate fEleEle1 chromosome 6, fEleEle1.pri, whole genome shotgun sequence, a single genomic region encodes these proteins:
- the LOC113588088 gene encoding zinc finger protein 436 isoform X1, with amino-acid sequence MANSRNLKAFLESSLNEIFKATVGNILDSVDQTLSEYQGEIRRIASENEDLRKRLYAKEALKTHLKTENDDLAVANLDFSSQTFIHNSTNRSAQEGKRRGPRGQSEDQIRTTRDIKYKLLMSCPQSESGTSQIDKHLSNTTLSYVKTDPDFGDESAINLSMDRSPDNFINKCIKVEDTEETFVESECYSQFGSPFDHLRDSDGEVRVTIVSEKHLTSAISEGNESDVGNLEAESSAHSVSATDAKAPADDADLVGDCADVGVATESEEGHTEMLPWTESANSRELKQSKNFHCALCNKSFSRMASLNIHARTHSSERAHNCSFCGKGFSRADLLKNHKRTHTGERPFTCNLCGKNYGHQGQLRIHKRIHTGEKPYCCPHCGKRFNEHNQLKVHLRTHTGERPYTCSVCAKTFTNAGNLRIHVRIHTGEKPYCCSQCGKRFNGMGDLKTHYRIHTGERPYRCDLCAKTFSQAGHLTIHKRMHTGEKPYSCTECGRSFTVASSLKLHQLTHTGEKLYSCPHCDKSFSRLGHLRRHEQLHSKEDIHVCTECGKRYTNESSLRKHQKLHTADDMKNSELGN; translated from the exons ATGGCGAACTCCAGAAATCTGAAAGCTTTCCTGGAGTCATCTTTAAATGAAATTTTTAAGGCGACTGTGGGTAACATATTGGACTCTGTAGATCAGACCTTGTCTGAATATCAAGGGGAAATTCGTCGAATTGCGTCAGAGAACGAGGACCTCAGGAAAAGACTGTACGCAAAAGAGGCCTTAAAAACCCATTTGAAGACAG AGAATGATGATCTTGCTGTTGCCAATTTGGACTTCTCAAGTCAGACTTTCATCCATAATTCAACAAATAGATCCGCACAGGAGGGTAAAAGGAGAGGGCCCAGGGGGCAGAGTGAAGACCAGATACGAACAACTAGAGACATAAAGTACAAGTTACTAATGTCATGCCCCCAATCAGAAAGTGGAACATCTCAGATAGACAAACACCTGTCTAATACCACATTATCTTATGTAAAGACTGACCCTGACTTTGGAGATGAGTCAGCCATCAACCTCTCAATGGATCGGTCCCCTGACAACTTTATAAATAAGTGCATTAAAGTAGAAGATACTGAAGAAACCTTTGTTGAATCTGAATGTTACAGTCAGTTTGGATCTCCCTTTGACCACTTGAGAGACAGTGATGGTGAGGTCAGGGTAACCATTGTGTCTGAAAAGCACTTGACTAGTGCTATAAGTGAAGGTAACGAGAGTGATGTTGGGAACCTGGAAGCAGAGAGTTCAGCTCATAGTGTATCTGCCACAGATGCTAAGGCTCCAGCTGATGATGCTGACCTGGTGGGGGATTGTGCTGATGTTGGAGTGGCTACAGAATCGGAGGAGGGACATACTGAAATGCTCCCATGGACAGAATCCGCAAACTCAAGAGAACtgaagcaaagcaaaaactTTCACTGCGCTCTCTGCAACAAGAGCTTCAGCCGCATGGCTTCGCTCAACATCCATGCCAGGACTCACAGCTCTGAGAGGGCACACAACTGCAGTTTCTGTGGCAAGGGGTTTAGCCGAGCTGACTTGCTGAAGAACCACAAGCGCACCCACACAGGAGAACGGCCATTCACATGCAACCTGTGTGGAAAGAATTATGGCCATCAGGGTCAGCTCCGGATCCACAAACGAATCCACACCGGTGAGAAACCATACTGCTGTCCACACTGTGGCAAGCGATTCAATGAACATAACCAGCTCAAAGTGCACCTACGAACTCACACAGGGGAACGGCCATACACATGCAGTGTATGCGCCAAGACCTTCACCAATGCCGGCAACCTAAGGATTCATGTCAGAATTCACACAGGCGAGAAGCCATATTGTTGCAGTCAGTGTGGAAAGCGGTTTAATGGCATGGGAGACCTCAAAACACACTACCGCATCCACACGGGCGAGAGGCCGTACCGCTGCGACCTGTGTGCAAAGACCTTCAGTCAGGCTGGCCACCTGACCATCCACAAGCGCATGCATACGGGCGAGAAGCCGTACAGCTGCACTGAGTGTGGCCGGAGCTTTACGGTGGCCAGTAGCCTCAAGCTTCACCAACTGACCCACACTGGGGAGAAGCTGTACAGCTGCCCCCACTGTGACAAAAGCTTCAGCAGACTGGGACACCTCAGGAGACACGAGCAGCTCCACTCCAAAGAGGACATCCATGTGTGCACTGAGTGCGGGAAGAGGTACACGAATGAGTCATCACTCAGAAAACACCAGAAGCTACACACTGCAGATGATATGAAAAATTCAGAATTGGGAAATTAA
- the LOC113588088 gene encoding zinc finger protein 436 isoform X2, translating to MANSRNLKAFLESSLNEIFKATVGNILDSVDQTLSEYQGEIRRIASENEDLRKRLYAKEALKTHLKTENDDLAVANLDFSSQTFIHNSTNRSAQEGKRRGPRGQSEDQIRTTRDIKYKLLMSCPQSESGTSQIDKHLSNTTLSYVKTDPDFGDESAINLSMDRSPDNFINKCIKVEDTEETFVESECYSQFGSPFDHLRDSDGEVRVTIVSEKHLTSAISEGNESDVGNLEAESSAHSVSATDAKAPADDADLVGDCADVGVATESEEGHTEMLPWTESANSRELKQSKNFHCALCNKSFSRMASLNIHARTHSSERAHNCSFCGKGFSRADLLKNHKRTHTGERPFTCNLCGKNYGHQGQLRIHKRIHTGEKPYCCPHCGKRFNEHNQLKVHLRTHTGERPYTCSVCAKTFTNAGNLRIHVRIHTGEKPYCCSQCGKRFNGMGDLKTHYRIHTGERPYRCDLCAKTFSQAGHLTIHKRMHTGEKPYSCTECGRSFTVASSLKLHQLTHTGEKLYSCPHCDKSFSRLGHLRRHEQLHSKEDIHVCTECGKRLNQELWQYHESLTL from the exons ATGGCGAACTCCAGAAATCTGAAAGCTTTCCTGGAGTCATCTTTAAATGAAATTTTTAAGGCGACTGTGGGTAACATATTGGACTCTGTAGATCAGACCTTGTCTGAATATCAAGGGGAAATTCGTCGAATTGCGTCAGAGAACGAGGACCTCAGGAAAAGACTGTACGCAAAAGAGGCCTTAAAAACCCATTTGAAGACAG AGAATGATGATCTTGCTGTTGCCAATTTGGACTTCTCAAGTCAGACTTTCATCCATAATTCAACAAATAGATCCGCACAGGAGGGTAAAAGGAGAGGGCCCAGGGGGCAGAGTGAAGACCAGATACGAACAACTAGAGACATAAAGTACAAGTTACTAATGTCATGCCCCCAATCAGAAAGTGGAACATCTCAGATAGACAAACACCTGTCTAATACCACATTATCTTATGTAAAGACTGACCCTGACTTTGGAGATGAGTCAGCCATCAACCTCTCAATGGATCGGTCCCCTGACAACTTTATAAATAAGTGCATTAAAGTAGAAGATACTGAAGAAACCTTTGTTGAATCTGAATGTTACAGTCAGTTTGGATCTCCCTTTGACCACTTGAGAGACAGTGATGGTGAGGTCAGGGTAACCATTGTGTCTGAAAAGCACTTGACTAGTGCTATAAGTGAAGGTAACGAGAGTGATGTTGGGAACCTGGAAGCAGAGAGTTCAGCTCATAGTGTATCTGCCACAGATGCTAAGGCTCCAGCTGATGATGCTGACCTGGTGGGGGATTGTGCTGATGTTGGAGTGGCTACAGAATCGGAGGAGGGACATACTGAAATGCTCCCATGGACAGAATCCGCAAACTCAAGAGAACtgaagcaaagcaaaaactTTCACTGCGCTCTCTGCAACAAGAGCTTCAGCCGCATGGCTTCGCTCAACATCCATGCCAGGACTCACAGCTCTGAGAGGGCACACAACTGCAGTTTCTGTGGCAAGGGGTTTAGCCGAGCTGACTTGCTGAAGAACCACAAGCGCACCCACACAGGAGAACGGCCATTCACATGCAACCTGTGTGGAAAGAATTATGGCCATCAGGGTCAGCTCCGGATCCACAAACGAATCCACACCGGTGAGAAACCATACTGCTGTCCACACTGTGGCAAGCGATTCAATGAACATAACCAGCTCAAAGTGCACCTACGAACTCACACAGGGGAACGGCCATACACATGCAGTGTATGCGCCAAGACCTTCACCAATGCCGGCAACCTAAGGATTCATGTCAGAATTCACACAGGCGAGAAGCCATATTGTTGCAGTCAGTGTGGAAAGCGGTTTAATGGCATGGGAGACCTCAAAACACACTACCGCATCCACACGGGCGAGAGGCCGTACCGCTGCGACCTGTGTGCAAAGACCTTCAGTCAGGCTGGCCACCTGACCATCCACAAGCGCATGCATACGGGCGAGAAGCCGTACAGCTGCACTGAGTGTGGCCGGAGCTTTACGGTGGCCAGTAGCCTCAAGCTTCACCAACTGACCCACACTGGGGAGAAGCTGTACAGCTGCCCCCACTGTGACAAAAGCTTCAGCAGACTGGGACACCTCAGGAGACACGAGCAGCTCCACTCCAAAGAGGACATCCATGTGTGCACTGAGTGCGGGAAGAG GCTCAACCAGGAATTGTGGCAGTATCATGAGAGCTTGACACTCTGA